The Gammaproteobacteria bacterium nucleotide sequence TCCGGCATGTTGCGCTTGTTCTTGGTGGTCGTGTAGTAGTGACCGGTTCCCGCGGAGGAAACCAGCTTGATCTTGTCACGTGCGCCCTTGGCCATAATCGTCTACCTCAAACCTTGTCGCCGCGCGCACGGATGTCGCCCAGCACGGCATCGATGCCCTTCTTGTCGATGATACGCATGCCCTTGGAGGACACCCGCAGCTTCACCCAGCGGTTCTCGCTCTCCACCCAGAAGCGGTGGGTGTGGAGATTCGGCAAAAAGCGACGCCGGGTCTTGTTGTTCGCATGGGATACATTGTTCCCCGTGACCGGACGCTTGCCCGTCACCTGGCATACTCGAGCCATGGTCCTTAACTCCGTGAAATCCAGAGGGTATCGGTGAAAAGGCGCGCAAGATAGCAAACATGTGCCGTTCTGGCAAGCAGCGCGTCCATGGCGCTTGGCCTGCGCGCCACAGCCGGTATGATAGCGGTTCCTGCCTCGGAGAGCAGCATGGACACCGTTTTTATCCGCGACCTTCGCGTCAAGACCATCATCGGCATCTACCCCTGGGAGCGCCGCATCCGCCAGAGCGTGCGCATCAACCTGGAAATGGGGATGGACAACCGCCGCCCCGCCGCCAGCGACGCCATCGAGGACGCGGTCAACTACAAGGCGGTCGCCAAACGGGTGCAGACCTTTACCGAGGAAAACGAGTTCCAGCTGGTCGAGACCCTGGCCGAACGCCTCGCCGACCTGCTGCTGAAGGAATTCACCCTGCCCTGGCTGCGCCTGACCGTTTCCAAGCCCGGCGCGGTGCGCGACGCGGCGGAAGTAGGCGTCGTCATCGAGCGTCAGTCCTGATGCCGCGCGTCTACCTGAGCCTGGGCAGCAATATCGACCGCGAGCGCCATCTCCGCTCCGCGGTGGCCGTTCTGCGCGGCGAGTTCGACGACCTGCGACTCTCCACGGTCTATGAATGTCCAGCGGAAGGCTTTGAAGGGGATCCCTTCCTGAATCTGGCGGCCGGTTTCGACACCGACCTGACGCCTTCCCAACTCGCCGAATACCTCAAGGCGATAGAAATGAAGCATGGCCGCAGCCCACGGGACCGCGGATTCCGCGCCCGCACCCTGGACCTCGATCTGCTGCTGTACGACAACATGGTTTGTGACGAGGCGGGGCTGGTATTGCCGCGTCCGGAAATCCTGCAATACGCCTTCGTGCTCAAGCCGCTCGCGGAGTTGGCGCCGAACGTCGAACACCCCGTGCTGCGCAAGACCTTCGCCGAACTGTGGTGGCAGGCCGAATTCAACGGCCTGCGCCTGCAGCCCTATCCGCTGGGCTGGGAAGAAAGCGCGCTTATTGATTGAGCAGACGGCCGCCATCCACCGGGATCACGTGCCCGGTGACATAGCCGGCATCACGCACCAGATAAAGCACGGCGCGCGCCACATCGGCCGGCGAACCTTCCCGCCGCAGGGCCGTACGCCGGATCAGTTCCTGATGCATGGCGGCATTGGCGCTGTCCTCGGGCCACAGGATCGCCCCGGGCGCCACGCCGTTGACGCGCACCTCGGGCCCCAGCTCCCGGGCCAGCGACTGGGTCAGCATGGCCAGCCCCGCCTTGGCGGCGCAATACACGGGATAGCCCTTGAGCGGACGCAGGGCGTGGATATCGACCAGGTTTACGATGCAGCCGCCGCTTTCGCGCAACCAGGGTGCCGCCGCCTGGGACAGGAACAGCGGGGCCTTGAGATTGGTGCCGACCAGGTCGTCCCACTGCGCCTCGGTAATCTGCCCCACCGGCGTGGCATAAAAGGTGGATGCGTTGTTCACCAGCACGTCCAGCCGCCCCCAAACCGCGTGCGCCCGTTCCACCAGGCCGGGCAGTGCCGCGGTATCCAGCAGGTCGCCCTGCAGCAGGCTGACCGATTCGGGGCGCTCAGCCTCCAGCGCCGCCTGCAGGATCTGCGCTTCGCTCACCGCCACGCGATGATGCAGCACGATGTTCATGCCGGCGGCATGGAGCTGGCGCACGATCTCTGCGCCGATACGACGCCCGCCGCCCGTTATCAGGGCGGTTTTGCCAGCCAGAGGGAGTGGGTTATTCTGCACGGCCTTTGCCCGATGGATGGAATACAACGTCGCCGAATTCGTGCGGCAATGTAACACAGCCGGTCCGACCCGATGCCGTTCAGAACCCCGCTAGATCTGCCCGCACCCGACCCGGACGCCCTGACCGTCAGTGAACGGCTGAAGGCCCGCATTCGCGAGGAAATCCGTACCGCAGGCGGCAGCATCGGCTTTCGCCGCTACATGGAAATGGCCCTGTACGAACCGGCCCTCGGCTACTACAGCGGCGGCGCGCACAAGTTCGGCGCCGCCGGCGACTTCGTCACCGCCCCCGAGATCTCACCCCTGTTCTCGCGCGCGCTGGCCCGGCAATGCGCCGAGGTCCTAACGCACACCGGCGGCGACCTGCTGGAATTCGGTGCCGGTTCCGGACGCATGGCGGCCGACCTGCTGACGGCACTGGAGGCGGAGGACGCCCTGCCCCCGCGCTATCTCATCATGGAGCTCAGCGCCGGCCTGCGCGAGGTGCAGCACCAGACACTGAGTGATCACTGCCCGCAGCTGCTCGAACGCGTCACCTGGATCGACCGCCTGCCCGAGACCTTCACCGGCATGGCGATCGGCAACGAGGTGCTCGACGCCATGCCGGTCACCTGCTTTGTCCAACGCGAAAGCGCCCTGATGGAACGGCGCGTATGCCTGAACGGGGACGAACCGGCCTGGTGCGAACAACCAGCCGACGCGGCCATCGCCGACTGCGTCAACGCCCTGGGCATGATCCTGCCGCAAGGCTATACGTCGGAGTTCAACCCCAATCTGCCGGGCTGGATGCAAGGCATAGCCGACATGCTGACGCAGGGCGTGGCGCTGCTGATCGACTACGGCTATCCGCGCCGTGAATACTATTTGCCGGAGCGGCACATGGGCACCCTGCTCTGCCATTACCGCCATCGCGCGCACGAGGATCCGTTTCTGTATCCGGGCCTGACCGACATCACCGCCAGCGTGGACTTCACCGCCGTGGCGGAGGCCGGCGCCGATGCCGGACTGGATCTGCTGGGCTACACCAGCCAGGCCTGGTTTCTGCTCGGCTGCAGTCTGGAACAACATTACCAGGCCGCACTGAACGGCGATGCCGCGCACGATTACGCCCTGGCGCAGCAGATGAAAACCCTCACGCTGCCGGGTGAGATGGGGGAGCGTTTTCAGGCAATCGCGTTCGGCAAAGACTACGCACCTGACCTGGCCGGATTTGCATTAAACAACCAGACCTATCGTCTCTAAATCAGGGGGATCCACATGCCGCTGCTGCATATCGTCGTGCTCGCCATCGTCCAGGGCCTGACCGAATTCCTGCCCATCTCCAGCGACGCCCATCTGGTGCTCATGCCGGAACTCCTGGGCTGGCACTATCAGGGCCTGGCCTTCGACGTCGCCCTGCACGTCGGGACCCTGGCGGCGGTGGTGATCTATTTCCGGCACGAACTGGTCAGCATGGCGCGGGAATGGACCAGATCGCTGGTCGGCCGGGGCATGACCCCCGACGCGCGACTGGCCTGGGCCGTGCTGCTCGGCACCATCCCGGTCGGGCTGGCGGGGCTGCTGCTCAAGGACCTGGTCGAGCACCAGCTGCGCACGCCGGTGGTGATCGGTTTCGCCAGCGTGGGGTTCGGCCTGCTGCTGTGGTGGGCGGACGCCACCGGCAAGCGCGTACGCGACGAACACGGCCTGACCTGGAAGGACGTGCTGATCATCGGCTGCGCCCAGGCCGTCGCCCTGATCCCGGGGACCTCACGTTCCGGCATCACCATGACCGCCGGGCGCATGCTGGGCCTCAAGCGCGCCGCGGCCGCACGTTACTCGTTTTTGCTGTCGATCCCGGTGATCGTGCTCGCCGGCAGTCTGGAGATCATCGACCTGGTCCGCCAGCGGGTACCGCCCCAGTGGGGGGAATTCCTGCTCGGTGCCGTGCTGTCCGCGATCACGGCCTATCTCTGCATCCACTTCTTTTTGCGCTACATCCAGCACGCAAGCATGCTGGTGTTCGTGGTCTACCGGGTTCTGCTGGGCGCTTTCCTGCTTTACTGGTTCCTGTAGACACCGGGGTGTTCATACACACCCAAAAGTGCGCTCATTGCCAATTTGCGGCGATTCGTCAATATTAAGGACAGATAATTAAACGTTAGTACCGCCCCAAAGGCGTACAGGGAGAACCGACTTGGCGGTGACAATCTCCGAGCAGGACGGCGAAGACTTGGAACAGCTCATCCCTCATTTGCGGGATGTCGTGTTTCGTACCACACACGGGGACGCCCGCTGGGCCTATCTCAGCCCCGCCTGGACAACCCTGACCGGCTACGGCATTGAAGAATCGCTGGGCCAAAGCATCCTGGCCCTGGTTCACCCGGATGATCGCGTCCGCAACGACAACATCAGGGAAGGCCTTGCAACGGAACGCACTCCCGCCTCCCGGCACACCAAGCGCCTGATCCGCAAGGACGGCAGCGTGGCCTGGGTGGAGGTCGACGTTCGCCTGATCTACGACGCCGATGGCAACCCCCTGGGCAGCGTGGGCACCCTGCGCGACATCAGCGAGCGCATCCAGCTTCAGGAGACGCTGCAAAAGGAACGCCAGCGGGCCCGCACCGCATTGACCGCCCTGTCGGACGGCGTCATCACCCTCGATGCCGACCTGCGCATCGAATTCATGAATGCGGCCGCCTTCGAACTGACCGGACTGGACGAGGCGAAAAGCATTGGACAGCCGGCAAACG carries:
- the rpmG gene encoding 50S ribosomal protein L33, whose protein sequence is MAKGARDKIKLVSSAGTGHYYTTTKNKRNMPEKMEIKKFDPVVRQHVIYKEAKIK
- the rpmB gene encoding 50S ribosomal protein L28, with amino-acid sequence MARVCQVTGKRPVTGNNVSHANNKTRRRFLPNLHTHRFWVESENRWVKLRVSSKGMRIIDKKGIDAVLGDIRARGDKV
- the folB gene encoding dihydroneopterin aldolase; translated protein: MDTVFIRDLRVKTIIGIYPWERRIRQSVRINLEMGMDNRRPAASDAIEDAVNYKAVAKRVQTFTEENEFQLVETLAERLADLLLKEFTLPWLRLTVSKPGAVRDAAEVGVVIERQS
- the folK gene encoding 2-amino-4-hydroxy-6-hydroxymethyldihydropteridine diphosphokinase, producing MPRVYLSLGSNIDRERHLRSAVAVLRGEFDDLRLSTVYECPAEGFEGDPFLNLAAGFDTDLTPSQLAEYLKAIEMKHGRSPRDRGFRARTLDLDLLLYDNMVCDEAGLVLPRPEILQYAFVLKPLAELAPNVEHPVLRKTFAELWWQAEFNGLRLQPYPLGWEESALID
- a CDS encoding pteridine reductase; protein product: MQNNPLPLAGKTALITGGGRRIGAEIVRQLHAAGMNIVLHHRVAVSEAQILQAALEAERPESVSLLQGDLLDTAALPGLVERAHAVWGRLDVLVNNASTFYATPVGQITEAQWDDLVGTNLKAPLFLSQAAAPWLRESGGCIVNLVDIHALRPLKGYPVYCAAKAGLAMLTQSLARELGPEVRVNGVAPGAILWPEDSANAAMHQELIRRTALRREGSPADVARAVLYLVRDAGYVTGHVIPVDGGRLLNQ
- a CDS encoding SAM-dependent methyltransferase — its product is MPFRTPLDLPAPDPDALTVSERLKARIREEIRTAGGSIGFRRYMEMALYEPALGYYSGGAHKFGAAGDFVTAPEISPLFSRALARQCAEVLTHTGGDLLEFGAGSGRMAADLLTALEAEDALPPRYLIMELSAGLREVQHQTLSDHCPQLLERVTWIDRLPETFTGMAIGNEVLDAMPVTCFVQRESALMERRVCLNGDEPAWCEQPADAAIADCVNALGMILPQGYTSEFNPNLPGWMQGIADMLTQGVALLIDYGYPRREYYLPERHMGTLLCHYRHRAHEDPFLYPGLTDITASVDFTAVAEAGADAGLDLLGYTSQAWFLLGCSLEQHYQAALNGDAAHDYALAQQMKTLTLPGEMGERFQAIAFGKDYAPDLAGFALNNQTYRL
- a CDS encoding undecaprenyl-diphosphate phosphatase, translated to MPLLHIVVLAIVQGLTEFLPISSDAHLVLMPELLGWHYQGLAFDVALHVGTLAAVVIYFRHELVSMAREWTRSLVGRGMTPDARLAWAVLLGTIPVGLAGLLLKDLVEHQLRTPVVIGFASVGFGLLLWWADATGKRVRDEHGLTWKDVLIIGCAQAVALIPGTSRSGITMTAGRMLGLKRAAAARYSFLLSIPVIVLAGSLEIIDLVRQRVPPQWGEFLLGAVLSAITAYLCIHFFLRYIQHASMLVFVVYRVLLGAFLLYWFL